In a single window of the Streptomyces cinnabarinus genome:
- a CDS encoding transglycosylase SLT domain-containing protein has translation MGSATGDTPEGGTSTAVRNTVAAGTGCGCLLSPVVLVGTVIVVIIIGGFGVLLAPLIALILLFSGGGSDSDNQATANQVIASVQGDGSGELDPATVPEDLVEPIEDAGELCGAIGPIVIASQIEKESGFDAAKVGPDGKQGISQLPPDIFEQYGEDDDDNDKTSALDAEDSIMAQGRYMCELAEQAQQMIDSGEVVQTGTTNSVLDLALAGYHLGMDAVRAAKGVPNTNDAQGYVLAVRAQFAKYEGIAAPPAGATPGVTPGSA, from the coding sequence ATGGGTTCCGCAACGGGAGACACCCCGGAGGGCGGCACTTCGACAGCCGTCCGCAACACCGTCGCCGCCGGTACCGGCTGCGGCTGCCTGCTGTCGCCGGTCGTCCTGGTCGGCACCGTGATCGTCGTGATCATCATCGGCGGGTTCGGGGTGCTGCTGGCCCCGCTCATCGCGCTGATCCTGCTCTTCAGCGGCGGCGGCAGCGACTCCGACAACCAGGCCACCGCGAACCAGGTGATCGCCTCCGTCCAGGGCGACGGCTCCGGCGAGCTGGACCCCGCGACCGTCCCCGAGGACCTGGTCGAGCCCATCGAGGACGCCGGTGAACTGTGCGGTGCGATCGGCCCGATCGTGATCGCGTCCCAGATCGAGAAGGAGTCCGGCTTCGACGCGGCCAAGGTCGGCCCGGACGGCAAGCAGGGCATCTCGCAACTGCCGCCCGACATCTTCGAGCAGTACGGCGAGGACGACGACGACAACGACAAGACCTCCGCGCTGGACGCGGAGGACTCGATCATGGCGCAGGGCCGCTACATGTGCGAACTGGCAGAACAGGCCCAGCAGATGATCGACAGCGGCGAGGTCGTGCAGACCGGCACCACCAACTCCGTCCTGGACCTCGCCCTGGCCGGCTACCACCTCGGCATGGACGCCGTCCGAGCCGCCAAGGGCGTACCGAACACCAACGACGCCCAGGGCTATGTCCTCGCCGTCCGCGCCCAGTTCGCCAAGTACGAGGGCATCGCCGCCCCGCCCGCCGGAGCGACTCCCGGCGTCACCCCCGGTTCCGCCTGA
- a CDS encoding pyruvate carboxylase produces the protein MFRKVLVANRGEIAIRAFRAGYELGARTVAVFPHEDRNSLHRLKADEAYEIGEPGHPVRAYLSVDEIVAAARRAGADAVYPGYGFLSENPELARACAAAGITFVGPGADILELTGNKARAVAAARAAGVPVLGSSAPSNDVDELVRAAEDIGFPVFVKAVAGGGGRGMRRVEDPAQLRESIEAASREAASAFGDPTVFLEKAVVEPRHIEVQILADGNGDVIHLYERDCSVQRRHQKVIELAPAPNLDPALRDRICADAVRFAREIGYRNAGTVEFLLDREGNHVFIEMNPRIQVEHTVTEEVTDVDLVQAQLRIAAGESLADLGLAQETITLRGAALQCRITTEDPANGFRPDTGRISAYRSPGGSGIRLDGGTTHAGTEISAHFDSMLVKLTCRGRDFAAAVGRARRAVAEFRIRGVATNIPFLQAVLDDPDFQAGRVTTSFIERRPHLLTARHSADRGTKLLTYLADVTVNRPHGERPDLADPMAKLPPVPEGLPPAGSRQRLIELGPEGFARALRESPTLGVTDTTFRDAHQSLLATRVRTKDMLAVAPVVARTLPGLLSLECWGGATYDVALRFLAEDPWERLAALREAVPNLCLQMLLRGRNTVGYTPYPTEVTDAFVQEAAATGIDIFRIFDALNDVDQMRPAIDAVRQTETAVAEVALCYTADLSDPNEKLYTLDYYLRLAEKIVDAGAHVLAVKDMAGLLRAPAAATLVSALRREFDLPVHLHTHDTAGGQLATYLAAIQAGADAVDGAVASMAGSTSQPSLSAIVAATDHSARPTGLDIHAVGDLEPYWESVRKVYAPFEAGLPAPTGRVYHHEIPGGQLSNLRTQAIALGLGDRFEDIESMYAAADRMLGRLVKVTPSSKVVGDLALHLVGAGVSPADFESEPDRFDIPDSVIGFLRGELGTPPGGWPEPFRSKALRGRAEAKPPTSLTADDRAGLVKDRRATLNRLLFPGPTREFDTHRQSYGDTSVLDSKDFFYGLRPAKEYAIDLEPGVRLLIELQAVGEADERGMRTVMSSLNGQLRPIQVRDRGVASDIPVTEKADRANPGHVAAPFAGVVTLAVAEGDQVAAGATVATIEAMKMEASITAAKDGTVSRLAVGRIQQVEGGDLLVEIG, from the coding sequence ATGTTCCGCAAGGTGCTGGTCGCCAACCGTGGCGAGATCGCGATTCGGGCGTTCCGCGCGGGCTACGAGTTGGGCGCGCGCACCGTCGCCGTCTTCCCGCACGAGGACCGCAACTCGCTGCACCGGCTGAAGGCCGACGAGGCCTATGAGATCGGTGAGCCCGGGCACCCGGTGCGCGCCTATCTCTCCGTGGACGAGATCGTCGCGGCGGCCCGGCGCGCGGGCGCGGACGCCGTCTACCCCGGCTACGGCTTCCTCTCCGAGAACCCCGAGCTGGCCCGCGCCTGCGCGGCCGCCGGCATCACCTTCGTCGGGCCCGGCGCCGACATCCTGGAGCTGACCGGCAACAAGGCCCGCGCCGTGGCCGCCGCCCGCGCGGCTGGCGTGCCCGTGCTCGGCTCCTCCGCGCCCTCCAACGACGTCGACGAACTCGTCCGCGCCGCCGAGGACATCGGCTTCCCGGTGTTCGTCAAGGCCGTCGCGGGCGGCGGTGGCCGCGGGATGCGCCGCGTCGAGGATCCCGCCCAGCTCCGGGAGTCCATCGAGGCCGCCTCCCGCGAGGCCGCCTCCGCCTTCGGCGACCCCACCGTCTTCCTGGAGAAGGCCGTCGTCGAGCCCCGCCACATCGAGGTGCAGATCCTCGCCGACGGCAACGGCGACGTCATCCACCTCTACGAGCGGGACTGCTCCGTGCAGCGCCGCCACCAGAAGGTCATCGAGCTGGCCCCCGCCCCCAACCTCGACCCGGCCCTGCGCGACCGCATCTGCGCCGACGCCGTGCGCTTCGCCCGCGAGATCGGCTACCGCAACGCGGGCACCGTGGAGTTCCTCCTGGACCGCGAGGGCAACCACGTCTTCATCGAGATGAACCCGCGCATCCAGGTCGAGCACACGGTGACCGAGGAGGTCACCGACGTCGACCTGGTCCAGGCGCAACTGCGGATCGCCGCCGGGGAGAGCCTCGCCGACCTCGGGCTCGCCCAGGAGACGATCACGCTGCGCGGCGCGGCCCTCCAGTGCCGTATCACCACCGAGGACCCCGCCAACGGCTTCCGCCCCGACACCGGCCGGATCAGCGCCTACCGCTCACCGGGCGGCTCCGGCATCCGGCTGGACGGCGGCACCACCCACGCGGGCACCGAGATCAGCGCCCATTTCGACTCCATGCTGGTCAAGCTGACCTGCCGGGGCCGGGACTTCGCCGCCGCGGTGGGCCGCGCCCGGCGCGCCGTCGCCGAGTTCCGCATCCGCGGTGTCGCCACCAACATCCCGTTCCTCCAGGCGGTCCTGGACGACCCGGACTTCCAGGCGGGCCGGGTCACCACCTCCTTCATCGAGCGGCGCCCGCACCTGCTGACCGCCCGCCACTCCGCCGACCGCGGCACCAAGCTGCTGACCTACCTGGCCGACGTCACGGTGAACCGGCCGCACGGGGAGCGGCCCGACCTGGCCGACCCGATGGCCAAGCTGCCCCCGGTACCGGAGGGCCTGCCCCCGGCGGGCTCGCGCCAGCGCCTGATCGAGCTCGGCCCCGAGGGCTTCGCCCGCGCCCTGCGCGAGTCCCCCACCCTCGGCGTCACCGACACCACCTTCCGCGACGCACACCAGTCCCTGCTCGCGACCAGGGTCCGCACGAAGGACATGCTCGCCGTCGCCCCGGTCGTCGCCCGCACCCTGCCCGGACTGCTCTCCCTGGAGTGCTGGGGCGGCGCCACCTACGACGTCGCGCTCCGCTTCCTCGCCGAGGACCCCTGGGAACGGCTCGCCGCGCTGCGCGAGGCCGTGCCCAACCTCTGCCTCCAGATGCTGCTGCGCGGCCGCAACACCGTCGGCTACACCCCGTACCCCACCGAGGTCACCGACGCCTTCGTGCAGGAGGCCGCGGCCACCGGCATCGACATCTTCCGCATCTTCGACGCCCTCAACGACGTCGACCAGATGCGCCCCGCCATCGACGCCGTACGGCAGACCGAGACCGCGGTCGCGGAGGTGGCCCTGTGCTACACCGCCGACCTGTCCGACCCGAACGAGAAGCTCTACACCCTCGACTACTACCTGCGCCTCGCCGAGAAGATCGTCGACGCCGGCGCCCATGTCCTGGCCGTCAAGGACATGGCCGGACTGCTGCGGGCCCCGGCCGCCGCCACCCTCGTATCGGCGCTGCGGCGGGAGTTCGACCTCCCGGTGCATCTGCACACCCATGACACCGCGGGCGGACAGCTCGCCACCTACCTGGCCGCGATCCAGGCCGGAGCGGACGCCGTCGACGGAGCGGTCGCGTCCATGGCGGGCAGCACCTCACAGCCGTCCCTCTCCGCGATCGTCGCCGCCACCGACCACTCGGCCCGCCCGACCGGCCTCGACATCCACGCCGTCGGCGACCTGGAGCCGTACTGGGAGAGCGTGCGCAAGGTCTACGCCCCCTTCGAGGCGGGCCTGCCCGCGCCGACCGGCCGCGTCTACCACCACGAGATCCCCGGCGGACAGCTGTCCAACCTGCGCACTCAGGCCATCGCGCTCGGCCTCGGCGACCGCTTCGAGGACATCGAGTCGATGTACGCCGCCGCCGACCGGATGCTGGGCCGCCTGGTGAAGGTCACCCCGTCCTCGAAGGTGGTCGGAGACCTGGCGCTGCACTTGGTGGGAGCCGGAGTCTCCCCGGCCGACTTCGAATCGGAACCTGACCGTTTCGACATCCCCGACTCGGTCATCGGCTTCCTCCGTGGCGAACTGGGCACCCCGCCCGGCGGCTGGCCCGAGCCCTTCCGCAGCAAGGCGCTGCGCGGCCGCGCCGAGGCCAAGCCGCCCACTTCCCTGACCGCCGACGACCGCGCCGGACTGGTCAAGGACCGCCGCGCCACCCTCAACCGGCTCCTCTTCCCCGGCCCGACCCGCGAGTTCGACACCCACCGCCAGAGCTACGGCGACACCAGCGTCCTGGACAGCAAAGACTTCTTCTACGGGCTGCGCCCGGCCAAGGAGTACGCGATCGACCTGGAGCCCGGTGTGCGGCTGCTGATCGAGCTCCAGGCGGTCGGCGAGGCCGACGAGCGGGGCATGCGCACGGTGATGTCCTCCCTGAACGGGCAGTTGCGGCCCATCCAGGTCCGCGACCGGGGCGTGGCCTCGGACATCCCGGTCACCGAGAAGGCGGACCGCGCCAACCCCGGCCATGTCGCGGCGCCGTTCGCGGGCGTGGTGACCCTCGCGGTCGCCGAGGGCGACCAGGTGGCGGCCGGAGCGACGGTGGCGACGATCGAGGCGATGAAGATGGAGGCCTCGATCACCGCCGCCAAGGACGGCACCGTGTCCCGGCTCGCCGTGGGCCGGATCCAGCAGGTCGAGGGCGGCGACCTGCTGGTGGAGATCGGCTGA
- a CDS encoding AfsR/SARP family transcriptional regulator, giving the protein MEETESEPLRFSLLGPLRAWCGTRELALGSPQQRAVLAMLLLRRGHAVAVADLVDGIWGTQPPTGAVPVLRTYASRLRKLLEPERGKAEPFRILVSAGDGYALRDDMFSSDLADCTRAVARAERHRLSGEAEPALRLLRAALADWASPALAGVPGPFAEAARTDLAERRLNALESALRTELELGRHEAVVPELLALRDAQPLRETVSELLLVALYRCGRQADALEVYARTRRTLVDELGIEPGPSLRTLHSQVLAGTVPGVVDAPRPPGSAKVRPSQLPADLATFTGRRAELDCADALLTTTGTTATSAIAVIDGMAGAGKTTLAVHWAHRVAHRFPDGRLYVNLRGYDPGGCRTDPGDALSTFLVALGVAPQAVPEGLDAQTALYRSLLADRRVLIVLDNARDTEQIRPLLPGTSGCLTLVTSRNRLTGLVARHGAQPFALGLLSAAESRELLVRRLGGDRVAAEPEAVDAIVGLCAGLPLALAIVAARAALNPCFRLADITEELRAGHGTLDAFAVGHDTGTDARSVFSWSYQALSPEAAVLFRHLALHPGPDISTAAAAALAGVPRRQVRALLTELSGASLLIEHAPGRFVFHDLLRAYAQELVAHRSGAAERDAVLLRMIDHYLHTAHHASAVLGPYRETVPLTASTTDSGPLRFNDSRQAIGWLRTERQVLRSVVEFATAHGRHDHAWRLAHALDLHFDRLGYWHDLMEIHKAALRAARALGDPVGQAHALRGLGFGHTRFGHVDEAQRLLGRALELFRQAGDAFGEARTRRALAYQANQLERYEVSLDHYARAGALYHSLGHRSGEASVRNEIGWTYILLGDLERALDHCEKAVALHQEVGDLSGEASAQDSVGYAHHHLGAYAEAVARFEQAVELYREIGSSFLEADTLRHLADAHLAAGDHGPAREAWAAALALLEEGGHAEADEVRRSLRELES; this is encoded by the coding sequence GTGGAGGAAACGGAATCAGAGCCCCTCCGGTTCTCCCTGCTCGGCCCGTTGCGGGCCTGGTGCGGTACCAGGGAACTGGCGCTGGGCTCCCCCCAACAGCGCGCCGTTCTCGCGATGTTGCTGCTGCGCCGCGGACACGCGGTCGCCGTGGCCGACCTCGTCGACGGGATCTGGGGGACACAGCCGCCGACGGGCGCGGTGCCGGTGCTGCGTACGTACGCCTCCCGGCTGCGCAAGCTGCTGGAGCCCGAGCGGGGCAAGGCGGAGCCGTTCCGGATCCTGGTCTCGGCCGGGGACGGGTACGCCCTGCGGGACGACATGTTCTCCTCCGACCTCGCCGACTGCACGCGCGCGGTGGCGCGGGCCGAGCGCCATCGCCTGTCCGGCGAGGCGGAACCCGCCCTCCGGCTGCTGCGCGCCGCGCTGGCCGACTGGGCCAGTCCCGCGCTGGCCGGAGTGCCCGGCCCGTTCGCCGAGGCGGCGCGGACGGATCTGGCCGAGCGGCGGCTGAACGCGCTGGAGTCCGCCCTGCGGACGGAGCTGGAACTCGGCCGGCACGAGGCGGTGGTGCCGGAGCTGCTCGCTCTTCGGGACGCCCAACCGCTGCGCGAGACGGTGAGCGAACTGCTGCTCGTCGCCCTGTACCGGTGCGGACGGCAGGCGGACGCGCTGGAGGTCTATGCGCGGACGCGCCGCACCCTGGTCGACGAACTCGGCATCGAACCGGGGCCGTCGCTGCGGACCCTGCACTCCCAGGTTCTGGCCGGGACCGTCCCCGGCGTCGTGGACGCGCCACGTCCGCCGGGGAGTGCCAAAGTACGTCCGTCTCAACTGCCTGCGGACCTCGCGACGTTCACCGGCCGCCGCGCCGAACTCGACTGCGCCGACGCACTGTTGACCACCACCGGCACCACCGCCACCTCCGCCATCGCCGTCATCGACGGGATGGCCGGTGCCGGCAAGACCACGCTCGCCGTGCACTGGGCCCACCGGGTCGCCCACCGCTTCCCCGACGGCCGGCTCTACGTCAATCTCCGCGGCTACGACCCCGGAGGCTGCCGTACGGACCCCGGCGACGCGCTCTCGACGTTCCTCGTCGCGCTCGGGGTGGCCCCGCAGGCCGTCCCGGAGGGACTCGACGCGCAGACCGCCCTGTACCGCAGTCTGCTGGCCGACCGCCGGGTGCTGATCGTGTTGGACAACGCCCGCGACACCGAGCAGATACGGCCGCTGCTGCCCGGGACCTCCGGCTGCCTCACGCTCGTCACCAGCCGCAACCGGCTCACCGGCCTGGTGGCCAGGCACGGGGCACAGCCGTTCGCGCTGGGGCTGCTGAGCGCCGCAGAGTCGCGGGAGCTGCTGGTCCGGCGGCTGGGCGGGGATCGCGTGGCCGCCGAACCGGAAGCGGTCGACGCCATCGTGGGCCTGTGCGCCGGGCTGCCGCTGGCCCTGGCCATCGTGGCGGCGCGGGCCGCCCTCAACCCCTGCTTCCGGCTCGCCGACATCACCGAGGAGCTCCGGGCCGGTCACGGCACCCTCGACGCGTTCGCCGTCGGCCACGACACCGGCACCGATGCCCGGTCGGTCTTCTCCTGGTCGTACCAGGCGCTGTCGCCCGAGGCCGCCGTACTCTTCCGGCACCTGGCCCTGCATCCCGGCCCGGACATCAGCACCGCCGCGGCGGCGGCGCTGGCCGGGGTGCCCCGACGTCAGGTCCGCGCGCTGCTGACCGAGTTGTCCGGGGCGAGCCTGCTCATCGAGCACGCCCCCGGCCGGTTCGTCTTCCACGACCTGCTGCGGGCCTACGCCCAGGAACTCGTCGCCCACCGGAGCGGCGCGGCGGAGCGCGACGCGGTGCTGCTGCGGATGATCGACCACTATCTGCACACCGCCCACCACGCCTCCGCCGTGCTCGGCCCGTACCGGGAGACCGTCCCCCTGACGGCGAGCACAACGGACAGCGGGCCGCTGCGGTTCAACGACAGCAGACAGGCGATCGGCTGGCTCCGCACCGAGCGCCAAGTGCTGCGCTCGGTCGTGGAGTTCGCGACCGCCCACGGCCGTCACGACCACGCCTGGCGCCTCGCCCACGCCCTGGACCTGCACTTCGACCGGCTCGGCTACTGGCACGACCTGATGGAGATCCACAAGGCGGCGCTGCGCGCGGCCCGGGCCCTGGGCGATCCCGTCGGCCAGGCGCACGCCCTGCGCGGACTGGGCTTCGGCCACACCCGCTTCGGGCACGTCGACGAGGCGCAACGGTTGCTGGGCCGGGCGCTGGAGCTCTTCCGGCAGGCGGGCGACGCCTTCGGCGAGGCCCGTACCCGGCGCGCCCTCGCCTACCAGGCCAACCAGTTGGAGCGGTACGAGGTCTCACTCGACCACTACGCGCGGGCCGGCGCGCTCTACCACTCCCTCGGCCACCGCAGCGGCGAGGCCAGTGTCCGCAACGAGATCGGCTGGACGTACATCCTGCTCGGCGATCTCGAACGGGCCCTGGACCACTGCGAGAAGGCCGTCGCCCTGCACCAGGAGGTCGGCGACCTGAGCGGTGAGGCGTCCGCGCAGGACAGCGTCGGCTACGCCCACCATCATCTCGGCGCCTACGCCGAGGCCGTCGCGCGGTTCGAGCAAGCCGTGGAGCTGTACCGGGAGATCGGCAGCAGTTTCCTGGAGGCCGACACCCTGCGCCACCTCGCTGACGCCCATCTCGCCGCCGGCGATCACGGACCGGCCCGCGAGGCGTGGGCGGCGGCCCTGGCCCTGCTGGAGGAGGGCGGCCACGCGGAGGCGGACGAGGTCCGGCGGTCCCTGCGTGAGCTGGAGTCCTGA
- a CDS encoding sigma-70 family RNA polymerase sigma factor: MNVTVIGSAGAASAEERALRDLYVEHGPALHSYVLRLLGGDTHRTEDVVQETLLRCWTKQNLVDDEGMAVRPWMFRVARNLVIDGHRTRAARPQEVSGATWVSELGIEADDIDRMLSSIVVRDALQALTPAHREVLLATFFADRTTQQAASVLGVPQGTVKSRVYYALRSLRTALEERGVR, translated from the coding sequence ATGAACGTGACGGTGATCGGATCGGCGGGCGCGGCGTCCGCGGAGGAACGCGCCCTGCGCGACCTGTACGTGGAGCACGGACCGGCGCTCCACTCGTACGTCCTGCGGCTGCTGGGCGGGGACACGCACCGCACCGAGGACGTGGTCCAGGAGACGCTGCTGCGCTGCTGGACCAAGCAGAACCTGGTGGACGACGAGGGGATGGCGGTACGTCCGTGGATGTTCCGCGTCGCCCGCAACCTCGTCATCGACGGGCACCGCACCCGGGCGGCGCGACCGCAGGAGGTCAGCGGCGCGACCTGGGTGAGCGAACTGGGCATCGAGGCCGACGACATCGACCGGATGCTGTCGTCCATCGTGGTGCGGGACGCCCTCCAGGCACTGACACCCGCGCACCGTGAAGTGCTCCTGGCGACGTTCTTCGCCGACCGCACCACCCAGCAGGCGGCCTCGGTGCTGGGCGTCCCGCAGGGCACCGTGAAGTCCCGCGTGTACTACGCCCTGCGCAGTCTGCGAACAGCACTGGAGGAGCGAGGCGTGCGGTAG
- a CDS encoding class I SAM-dependent methyltransferase, whose product MPQEDQRPPAAVVFDALGADYEKAFAHDPAHLAALEWLIGRLPTAAWTLDVGSGTGRPTAAALAGAGHSVVGVDVSPVMVELAARQVPDAEFRRADIRELPLEEGFFDGVCVFFSLLQMTREEQSTLVRRLARALKPGGHLVLATVPADVENLEIVFMGQPVRATSFAQADFTALAEAAGLTVLSSDSTVFTPDHPGAGPEPHLFLYCRREL is encoded by the coding sequence GTGCCGCAAGAGGACCAACGCCCGCCCGCCGCCGTGGTGTTCGACGCGCTGGGCGCCGACTACGAGAAGGCGTTCGCGCACGATCCCGCGCATCTGGCCGCACTGGAGTGGCTGATCGGGCGGCTGCCGACCGCCGCGTGGACACTGGACGTGGGCAGCGGCACCGGGCGGCCCACCGCCGCGGCGCTCGCCGGGGCGGGGCACTCCGTGGTCGGCGTCGATGTCTCCCCGGTGATGGTGGAACTCGCCGCCCGCCAGGTCCCCGACGCCGAGTTCCGCCGGGCCGACATCCGTGAACTCCCGCTGGAGGAGGGCTTCTTCGACGGGGTGTGCGTGTTCTTCTCGCTGCTCCAGATGACCCGCGAGGAGCAGTCCACGCTGGTGCGGCGGCTGGCCCGGGCGCTCAAGCCCGGTGGGCATCTGGTGCTGGCCACCGTGCCCGCGGACGTGGAGAACCTGGAGATCGTCTTCATGGGGCAGCCGGTCCGGGCGACCAGCTTCGCCCAGGCGGACTTCACCGCCCTGGCCGAGGCGGCGGGGCTGACGGTGCTGTCCAGTGACAGCACCGTCTTCACCCCGGACCATCCCGGCGCGGGGCCGGAGCCCCACCTCTTCCTGTACTGCCGCCGGGAGCTGTGA